In Candidatus Zixiibacteriota bacterium, the genomic stretch GGACAGGTGGATGCATTGGCGTCCGACTACCGGGTGGTGGCGATAGATCTGGCGGGACATGGCCAATCGCGTGCGGCCCGCGACAGCTGGTTGATGTCCGACTACGCAGGCGATGTCGAGGCGGTAATCCGGAAGCTTGATCTTCAGCCGGTCGTGCTGGTCGGCCATTCGATGGGTGGGGCGGTTGTCATTGAGGTGGCACGGCGTATGCCGGACAGAGTGACGGCGGTGATCGGCGTCGACGTGTACCAGGATTTGTCCTATCAGATGTCGGAGGAAGAGGTTGAGGGGTTTCTTGCCGGTCTGGTTCAGGACTATGAAGGCGCCACGAAAGCGTTTGTCCGCAGCCTCTTCCTGCCCGATGCCGACTCTGCACTGGTGGCACGAGTGGCCGCCGACATGGCTGCCGCACCACCGGCGATTGCAGTACCTTCGCTTCGTCACGTGCTTCGTTACGACGCGGCAACGGTTCTTCAGGAGATGCGCAAGCCGGTCAGGGGGATTCACTCTGATGCTTATCCGACCAATGTCGAGGCGAATCAGGCGACCGCCGAGTCATTTGCCGTCCGATACATGCCGGGACGGGGCCATTTTCTGCAGCTTGAGGACCCGGTGACTTTTAACCGGTTGCTGCGGGAAACGATAGACGAGTTCTGGCCGGCCCGTGCCGGGTCCGAAGCAGCCGGCAGGGAGTAGTTTTCGCCGTCCGCGAGTTGTCCATCAGGCGAGTTTGGATCCGTCGGGAACCGGGCGCTCGGGAATCGCCAGCACGACATCGCCGTTGTCCATCACGAACCCGGTGGTGAGCACTTCGGAGACGAAGGGGCCGATACGTTTCGGCGGGAAATTGATGACGCAGAGCACCTGCCGTCCGGTCAGGTCGTCCTTCGAGTAGAGCGTCGTCACTTGCGCGCTGGACTTTTTGACACCGAACGGGCCGAGGTCGATCGTGAGTTTATAGGCGGGTTTGCGTGCTTCGGGGAAATCTTCCACGGCCACAACGGTTCCGACGCGTAGTTCGACGGTTTCGAATTCGGACCACGATATTTGTTTCACCTCTGGGCTCCTGTCTGTGTTTCCGCCCACCGGCAGGCGGGTTTGTCTTCGGCGTTTCGACGTGACGTACATTATGCGCGGGCGGCCCGGCCGCGGCAATGAATTCCGTGAAGGAGGCGGTGAAATAATACTGGTTTCCCGCAGTCCACTTTTTTTCTGTTTTGCGGAGCTTTCCACCGGGAAGCCGCTGTTACAGGAGTAACAAATCGACAGGCGCGCTTGGCGAAGTTTCGGGCGGAGCGTGACGCCTGTGTGCAGCCGGGCAGGTCTTACAGCAGGAGTGACGAGCGAATGAGACGACTGGCGATGATGTTGAGCTTTACGCTGGCGATTGCCGGGCTGGGATGGTATGCGGCAAGCCTGACCGACGGGCAGGGGCGGGCGATGGCGGCCTCCGACAGCGGAGAGGCCGCGGCGGCGACTGATGAAACCGTCAAGGAGAGTGAGAACATGGAGAAGGCGATGTTTGGCGCCGGGTGTTTCTGGGGGGTCG encodes the following:
- a CDS encoding alpha/beta hydrolase, translated to MPVQWMSDESGRPLRRGLAGALALCVVTALLLPVGWACQKQVADHDSQAARPIVDSVLAADGSMIYYVAAGTGDSALVFVHCWSCDRGYWDGQVDALASDYRVVAIDLAGHGQSRAARDSWLMSDYAGDVEAVIRKLDLQPVVLVGHSMGGAVVIEVARRMPDRVTAVIGVDVYQDLSYQMSEEEVEGFLAGLVQDYEGATKAFVRSLFLPDADSALVARVAADMAAAPPAIAVPSLRHVLRYDAATVLQEMRKPVRGIHSDAYPTNVEANQATAESFAVRYMPGRGHFLQLEDPVTFNRLLRETIDEFWPARAGSEAAGRE
- a CDS encoding tRNA-binding protein, which codes for MKQISWSEFETVELRVGTVVAVEDFPEARKPAYKLTIDLGPFGVKKSSAQVTTLYSKDDLTGRQVLCVINFPPKRIGPFVSEVLTTGFVMDNGDVVLAIPERPVPDGSKLA